The Sphingomonas carotinifaciens region ACGCGCTACTCGACCGAGACCAAGAAGGTGGCCGTGGCCAATCTCGTGCCCGGCGGATGCGACTATGCCGCGGAACGGTGCAACTTCACCTTTCGCGACAAGAATACGTGGGACGGCCTGACCCCGCGGATCGGCCTGCAATGGCAGCCGAGCGACCGTACCCAGCTTTACGGCTTCTGGGTGCGCGGCTTCCGCAGCGGCGGCTATAATTTCCGCAACGTCAATGCCGCCGTTGCGCCGGGACCGTTCGATGACGAGGTGCAGAGCAGCTACGAGATCGGTCTGAAACAGGATATCGGGCGTTTCCTGCGGTTCAACGTCGCAGGATTCTGGAACCAGATCGACAATGTGCAGCGCGAGATCCAGACGCCGGTCGCCGGCGTCGGCACCGCCCAGATCATCACCAATTCCGCCAATGCGCGGGTGCGCGGCGTGGAGGGCGAGGTGACGCTGCGCCCCGGCTACGGCTTCACCCTGACCGGTCAGTTCGGCTATACCGAGGGCAAATATACCGACGTCTTCTTCGACCTGAACGGCGACCGCGTCATCGACGCCAAGGACTTCGCACTGCAACTGCCGCGGCTCGCGCCATGGACCTATGGCGGGTCGGTCGCCTGGGCGCATGATTTCGACGTGGTGAACGTCGATGCGCGGGTCAGCGCCAATCACCGCGATGCCGATTGGTATAACGATCAGAACACCGGCCTGCTTCGCGCGGCCACGATGGTGGATGCCAACCTGACCCTGCGGCACGGGCCGTACAGCCTGTCGCTATATGCCACCAACCTGCTGGACGAAGCCACGTTCGGGACCGAGGCGCCATTGCCGTTCTTTGCCGGCTCCACCTTCTCCTCGCTCAACAAGGGCCGTGTGTACGGCGCGGAGATCGCGTTCAAGTTCTGATCATCCGCGACCCCGCGAAGGGGTTCGGTGCAACGTCCCCAACGGTCAGACGCCACCGACCGCGCGTTGATCCGCGTTTCAAAGGCATCAAGGAGAGCGCGGATGCGCGAAGCCGTCATCGTTTCCACCGCCCGGACCGGCATCGGGCGAGCCTATCGCGGCTGGTTCAACAACACCGACGCATCCTTCCTGTCCGCGCATGTCATGAACGCCGCGGTGGAACGCGCGGGCATCGACCCGAACAGGATCGACGATGTGTTCTGGGGCGTGGGCAACCAGTGGGGTACGACCGGCGGCAATGCCGGACGCATGGCCACATTCGCCGCCGGCTTGCCGCTGACGGTGCCCGCCGTCACGGTGGACCGGAAATGCGGTTCCGGGTTGAACGCCGTGGCGCTCGCCGCCCGGTCGATCATCGCCGGCGATATCGATGTCGCGCTTGCCGGTGGTGCCGAGGCGATCAGCCAGACGGTCACGAAGGACGCCCCGCGCGTCGTGAACCCCAGCGTCGTGGCCAACGTCCCCGCCGCCTATATCCCGATGATCGAAACGGCCGAGATCGTCGCCGAGCGCTATGGCATCACCCGCGCCGCACAGGATGCCTATGCCCTGGAGAGCCAGCAGCGGGCGGCGGCCGGGCTGGCGGCGGGTGCCTTTGCCGACGAGATCGTGCCGGTCACCGTCGAGCGGGCGATCATCGACAAGGCGGGCACCGTCACCGGCCACGAAACGGTCACCGTCTCGCACGACGAGGGGATTCGCGCGGGTACGACGCTGGAAGCACTCACCGCCCTGCCGACCGTCTGGCCAGGCGGGGCATTCAGCGGGCCGGGCCGTTACGTGACCGCCGGCAATGCAAGCCAGTTGTCCGACGGCGCCGCCGCACAGATCGTGATGGATCGATCGATGGCGGAGGCGGAGCGCTTGCCGATCCTTGGCGCGTATCGCGGTTTCCAGTCCGTGGGCTGTGCGCCCGACGAGATGGGAATCGGTCCGGTGCTGGCGATCCCCAAGCTGCTCGATCGCGCGGGATTGTCGGTCGACGACATCGGATTGTGGGAACTGAACGAGGCGTTCGCCTCGCAATGCCTGTATTGCCGCGACCGGCTCGGCATCGATCCGGCGAGGTACAACGTCAATGGCGGCGCGATCGCGGTGGGCCACCCCTTCGGCATGACCGGAAGCCGCATGGTCGGCCACGCGCTGGTCGAGGGACGCAAACGCGGGGTCCGGTGGGTGGTCGTATCGATGTGCACGGCCGGCGGCATGGGTGCCGCGGGCTTGTTCGAGATCGTTTAGTCCAGGCTGGAAGCGCCGGTCGGCCAGAGCCGGCGCCTCCCGGAAGGGCGTCCCGGCAGTTTTCAGCCGGCTCGGTCCGCGATGGTAACTGGCTTCACTGCCCGTTTAGCTCGCGAGCAGCCGGCGGGTGAAATCCTGGGCGTCGGTTGAAAGCGTCGCCAAGGCGTGATCCAGCGCCGTGCTGGCGGCCCGAAGCTCGCAGATGGCGGCGAGGTTGCCTTGTACCGAGGCACCGATCCGCTCGCTGGCATCGGACAGCGCGCCAGTCCGTTGACGCACCCGCTTGATCCGGCTGTTCAGTTCGTCGATCGACTGCGTCTGGCCACGCGACAAGGCCGCGACGCGCTCGGTCACGTCGTCCATGCCGGCGATCAGCGTGGCGAGACTCTGGGTATTCGATACGACCGCGGTGATCTGTCGTTGCATCGCCTCGATCTTCTCGTGCACATCCTGCGTCGACACACCGGTCCGGCCCGACAAGGACTTGATCTCGGCGGCCACCACCGCAAACCCATGTCCGGCCGTTCCTGCGCGCGCTGCCTCGATCGTCGCGTTGAGCGCGAGGAGATTGGTCTGCTTGGCGATGCTGTCGATCACGTCCACGACCTGCATGATCGCCACCGCCTTGACCTGGGAGCCGGCAACCGCCTCGGCCGCGCTTTGGGCATGCAGCGTGACGGACCGCGCCGCTTGCCGCGTACCCTCCACCTGACGGTCGATATGGTCGAAGGTCAGCGCAAGCGAACGGGTCGCACCACTTGCCTCCTGCATCTCGTCGGTGAAGAGCCGCGCGATCGTGTCCAGGTCCGCGGCCAGGCGCCGGTCGCCATCGGTGGCACTGCTCAGATTGGCGGCATGACGGTCCAGATGAACCATTGTTTCCTGCGCCTGATGGATCGCCCCGGAAACCTTGTCCTCGAAGGTACGCGCCAGTGCCGCCAAATCGTGCCTGCGCCTCGCTTCCGCCTCTTCGCGCGTCTGTTGAACCGCCTCGGCGCGCAACGCCTCCTGCCGCCTGGCCTCCTGGTGCAATGCCGTCGCTTCGGCCTCCAAACGCTCCGCCTCGCAGCGATGCTTGTGGAAACCCTGCAAGGCGTTGACCATGCGACCGATCTCGTCGGCACGGCGCAGGGCGGCGAAATCCGGTTCCTCGCCCCGCATCACCGCATCCGTCGCCTCCGCGATGCTGGTGATCGATCGGACGGTGGAACGGCTGACGACATAAGCCATCATGATCCCGAAGACCGCGACGATGATCGATCCGACGATGAGGAGCAGCACGGTGGTGCGGGTGGCGAAGAACACCTCGGCCGCATCCGCATCAGCGCGGCGCACGCCGGCCGCCGCCATTGCACGAACGCGCTGGTCCACCCGGCGGGCATGTTCGCGAAATGGCGCCACCATCGCCGCGCTGCTGGCAAAATCGACTTCGAGCATCGATGCGATGACGGTCACCGTCGCGCGGTAGCGATCGAGATCGGCCAGTACCGCGTTCACCGCAGCACGGTCCGCGGCATGGTCGTCGCGAAACGCGATCAGATCCCGTCGTACCACGTCCAGATCGTCGATGATGGCCGCGGACCGCTTCGCGACATCCACGTCCTGCCGGGCCGCCCGGGCCACCAGCAGACGATAGACCGAGGAGTCGACCGTCGCGAACCGCAACGCAACCGCGTTCAGGTCGCCGACGTCGCGCATGTCGCTGTGCACGATCCGCTCGATGCTGCGATCGGTCACGACCAGTGCCGCCGTGCTGAACGCGACGATGAACGCGACCAGGCCGAGCATCAGGAGCGGCGTTGCCGCAACCTTTGCGACGATAGGCCGGTCGGCCAGACGCGCGCGTTGCTCGATCCGGTCTGCCCACCCGGTCACAAAGGGCGTCCACCGCGCCAGGCTGCCGATCGCCACGGTCAAAGGCTCGTGCGGAGTCCGCCGCGCAGGCGGCGATCGGCGGGGATGGTGGACACGGCCGCGCCCCCGGCAAGGGTCAGGTTCTCTCCTGCAACGAACAGTTCCACCTGGCGGGACAAACGCAGGCCCAATCGGGCATCCACCGCCACGGCGTCATCCACCGCGAAGGACGCGACTTGCGGGAGGGGCGCCACCGGCACGAAGGCGAACTGCCGCGTGGCGGATGTGTAACGCGCGACGGCCGTGGCATACCAGCGGCTGCCATCGTCATAGCCGAGTTCGAGATTGGCCTTGTGCCGCGGCGTGGTCGATTGAGGCGACAGCGGCATGGGGGCCAGCGAGCCGAGATCGTCAAGATCCTCGCGGGTCCGGGTCCATGTATAATTGGCCCGCCAGCTGACCATCGCCTCTCGGCCGGACAGCGAAAACTCCGTGCCGTAGGT contains the following coding sequences:
- a CDS encoding acetyl-CoA C-acyltransferase — encoded protein: MREAVIVSTARTGIGRAYRGWFNNTDASFLSAHVMNAAVERAGIDPNRIDDVFWGVGNQWGTTGGNAGRMATFAAGLPLTVPAVTVDRKCGSGLNAVALAARSIIAGDIDVALAGGAEAISQTVTKDAPRVVNPSVVANVPAAYIPMIETAEIVAERYGITRAAQDAYALESQQRAAAGLAAGAFADEIVPVTVERAIIDKAGTVTGHETVTVSHDEGIRAGTTLEALTALPTVWPGGAFSGPGRYVTAGNASQLSDGAAAQIVMDRSMAEAERLPILGAYRGFQSVGCAPDEMGIGPVLAIPKLLDRAGLSVDDIGLWELNEAFASQCLYCRDRLGIDPARYNVNGGAIAVGHPFGMTGSRMVGHALVEGRKRGVRWVVVSMCTAGGMGAAGLFEIV
- a CDS encoding methyl-accepting chemotaxis protein, whose translation is MAIGSLARWTPFVTGWADRIEQRARLADRPIVAKVAATPLLMLGLVAFIVAFSTAALVVTDRSIERIVHSDMRDVGDLNAVALRFATVDSSVYRLLVARAARQDVDVAKRSAAIIDDLDVVRRDLIAFRDDHAADRAAVNAVLADLDRYRATVTVIASMLEVDFASSAAMVAPFREHARRVDQRVRAMAAAGVRRADADAAEVFFATRTTVLLLIVGSIIVAVFGIMMAYVVSRSTVRSITSIAEATDAVMRGEEPDFAALRRADEIGRMVNALQGFHKHRCEAERLEAEATALHQEARRQEALRAEAVQQTREEAEARRRHDLAALARTFEDKVSGAIHQAQETMVHLDRHAANLSSATDGDRRLAADLDTIARLFTDEMQEASGATRSLALTFDHIDRQVEGTRQAARSVTLHAQSAAEAVAGSQVKAVAIMQVVDVIDSIAKQTNLLALNATIEAARAGTAGHGFAVVAAEIKSLSGRTGVSTQDVHEKIEAMQRQITAVVSNTQSLATLIAGMDDVTERVAALSRGQTQSIDELNSRIKRVRQRTGALSDASERIGASVQGNLAAICELRAASTALDHALATLSTDAQDFTRRLLAS